The following proteins come from a genomic window of Anas platyrhynchos isolate ZD024472 breed Pekin duck chromosome 20, IASCAAS_PekinDuck_T2T, whole genome shotgun sequence:
- the BLTP2 gene encoding bridge-like lipid transfer protein family member 2 isoform X1, translated as MAAGGPGVLGGPGLPLPLPGIALLAIAIGLLLAALLARWLLCRLAVSWCRQKLRAELKIGSFGFFWAQNISLKFQQKQQTVEIDNVWISSKLSRELPRYFELCFGEVRIRTDLQKGPGFQPHFPGAPSEADGGDVALKPSLLRLLSQLFSIHLDSINVMVLHVATSESLWHIQASKTRLLLAGDGKSLNCEVSLTKVNSKVLRSSQLDDTCLAELALALSLSLEISSKRRLVGVRLGVRTLQAELHEGLFCSPLLHRFMAGGEQPSSGPEEPLKSSSLLSRATLQLVPRRVEVKLESTSVVLSMNSQKRHLTWSLKLLQFLYRREEEQIPLRNFTPNSDLDQMSVDLQLEDGLLLSQSRQRIVCLNSLKTSVQVTAIDLSAAVLLNTCIIHYRHQEFSHWLGLLAQERGCREVPGPSRGHKGRSYPQIIAPIILCASLSNVNVSVQLGDTPPFALGFNSISADYQHLRPQSVHQRAVLAVDHLCWRVGNDSHIQRAPHPPNMHVWGEALILDSFNLQFVLQGSYNQPLGMSSAQSDTLFLDCTIRGLQVESSDTCTECLARVLPLFCPRPGGAELAEQPPSAPSEPWGLLWKVDLKVEDVNLFTLSAVVGALELRLDTLTVLGSAESCTLSVQGMVLALVKSITEKMQPCCKAPAIPNPVANLSMLSVTYHSSIRSLEVQCGEGLAVLWSPPDHMHLYHHTLATLQCHEALRSALGRRTPPSPSPESPVPRATTPTEPGGSPQPDGAPPKRLLSLSLELSSAKVTAFVSEANYISLAAERTSVSWHGGALHSYCPELAAGFDGHSIFSFKEVEVKLLPELEEVILHRCAFPTLRTLRNRGWAFSFASVSIEFPYQYDFSRTLDAAVGVQKWLKGLHRRGRPAGTSLPPDLLLKVTHFSWVFLDDVFEVKLRDNYELMKDESKESAKRLQLLDAKVAALRKQHGELLPARKIEELYASLEKKNIEIYIQRSRRLYANTPMRRALLTWTLAHLELVAMADESFHGTERVVEQMRDMDSVSPFPPEGLEMVTQWCRMMKGSVGSFFVRIRDYPRYLFEIRNWQLSGRLIGAEQCGQPCSRRRQVLKLGLPWGDATVERNMPPLKFYHDFHSEISQYTIVWGPCWDPAWTLIGQCVDLLTKPSEDPSAPLPWWDKSRLLFHGDWHMDIEQANLHQLATEDPYNTTENMHWEWSHLSFHWKPGQFVFKGNLDINVRTASKYDDCCFLHLPDLCMTLDLQWLCHGNPHDHHGVVLRSPEFLPEVPVGQQYDSYRAFRSENLNLSIRMDLTRPSEEHSQPRILLYSSTLRWMQNFWATWTSVTRPICRGKLFNNLKPSKKKLGQHYKQLSYTALFPRLQVHYWASFAQQRGIQVECCQGHIFTRGTQRLIPQAGTVMRRLISEWSITQMVSDLSQVTVHLMASTCDENADHRLDTLVKKTHLLSLSSLTYQRHSNRTAEEELPLRDGDDGFHTHQLHLVDLRASWTTTNRDIAFGLYDGYKKAAVLKRNLSTEALKGLKIDTQLQAKKLKRGPLSAPSIPARVTAPITSGRPERASSGGAYMLQKLIEETDKFVVFTEEESGASEQLCGIAACQTDDIYNRNCLIELVNCQMVLRGAETEGCVIVSAAKAQLLQCQHHPAWYGDTLKQKTSWTCLLDGMQYFATTESSPSEREHGQLWLEVKNIEEHRQRSLDSVQELMESGQAVGGMVSTTTDWNQPSEAQQTQQVQRIISRCSCRMYYISYSHDIDPELATQIKPPETPANQEKEDLLKKQEGAVDTFTLIHHDLEISTNPAQYAMILDIVNNLLLHVEPKRKEHSEKKQRVRFQLEISSNPEEQRSSILHLQEAVRQHVAQIRQLEKQMYSNVKSLQDDSKNETLLELNHRLQQQLSQEKSDLQLESEELNILIRCFKDFQLQRANKMELRKQPEDVSVARRTEFYFAQARWRLTEEDGQLGIAELELQRFLYSKVNKSDDTAEHLLELGWVTMNNLLPNAVYKVVLRPQSSCQSGRQLALRIFSKVRPPVGGISIKEHFEVNVVPLTIQLTHQFFHRMMGFFFPGRNVEEEEVGDEEDKSKLVTTGIPVVKPRQLIVADDALGPGKGVTQGLNRTSGVRRSFRKAPEHPVDDIDKMKERAAMNNSFIYIKIPQVPLCVSYKGEKNSVDWGDLNLVLPCLEYHNNTWTWLDFAMAVKRDSRKALVAQVIKEKLRLKPAAGAEARGKLENKSEGPIQQQEEDEKARLLIGLSVGEKNPSKKSIFGRRK; from the exons ATGGCGGCGGGGGGCccgggggttttggggggcccggggctgcccctgccGCTCCCCGGCATCGCCCTGCTCGCCATCGCCATCGGCCTGCTGCTCGCCGCGCTGCTGGCGCG GTGGCTGCTGTGCCGCCTGGCCGTCAGCTGGTGCCGCCAGAAGCTGCGGGCAGAGCTGAAAATCGGCTCCTTCGGCTTCTTCTGGGCCCAGAACATCAGCCTCAAGttccagcagaagcagcagacgGTG GAAATCGACAACGTCTGGATCTCCAGCAAGCTGAGCCGGGAGCTGCC GCGCTACTTCGAGCTGTGCTTTGGGGAGGTGCGAATAAGAACGGACCTGCAGAAGGGCCCCGGCTTCCAGCCCCATTTCCCGGGGGCTCCCAGCGAGGCCGATGGAGGGGACGTGGCCCTGAAACCCTCCCTGCTGCGGCTCCTCAGCCAG CTCTTCTCCATCCACCTGGACTCCATCAACGTCATGGTTCTGCACGTGGCCACGTCGGAGTCTCTCTGGCACATCCAGGCCAGCAAGACGCGGCTCCTCCTCGCCGGGGATGGGAAGAG CCTCAACTGCGAGGTGAGCCTGACCAAGGTGAACAGCAAGGTGCTGCGGAGCAGCCAGCTG GATGACACGTGCCTGGCGGAGCTGGCCCTGGCGCTCTCCCTCTCGCTGGAGATCAGCAGCAAGCGGCGGCTGGTGGGCGTCAGGCTGGGCGTCCGGaccctgcaggcagagctccaCGAGGGGCTtttctgcagccccctgctgcaCCGATTCATGGCCGGGGGGGAGCAGCCCAGCTCAG GCCCGGAGGAGCCCCTGAAGTCCTCGTCCCTGCTGAGCAGGGCCACGCTGCAGCTCGTGCCCAGGAGGGTGGAGGTGAAGCTGGAGAGCACCAGCGTGGTGCTGTCCATGAACAGCCAGAAGAG GCACCTCACCTGGAGCCTGAAGCTGCTGCAGTTCCTCTACCGGCGCGAGGAGGAGCAGATCCCGCTGCGCAACTTCACCCCCAACTCGGACCTGGACCAAATGAGCGTAGACCTCCAGCTGGAGG acGGCCTTCTCCTGTCCCAGAGCCGCCAGCGCATCGTGTGCCTCAACTCCCTGAAGACCAGCGTGCAG GTCACAGCCATCGACCTCTcggctgctgtgctgctcaacACCTGCATCATCCACTACCGCCACCAAGAGTTTTCGCactggctggggctgctggcgcAGGAACGCGGGTGCCGAGAGGTGCCTGGCCCCAGCCGGGGGCACAAGGGAAG gagctaCCCCCAAATCATCGCGCCGATCATCCTGTGTGCCTCGCTGTCCAATGTCAACGTCTCAGTGCAGCTCGGGGACACGCCGCCCTTCGCCCTGGGCTTCAACTCCATCTCTGCAG ATTACCAGCACCTGCGCCCCCAGAGCGTGCACCAGCGGGCGGTGCTGGCCGTGGACCACCTCTGCTGGCGCGTGGGCAACGACTCGCACATCCAGCGTGCCCCCCACCCGCCCAACATGCACGTGTGGGGAGAAGCCCTCATCCTCGACTCCTTCAACCTACAG TTTGTCCTGCAGGGCAGCTACAACCAGCCTCTGGGCATGTCCAGCGCCCAGTCGGACACGCTTTTCCTGGACTGCACCATCCGGGGGCTGCAGGTGGAGTCTTCGGATACCTGCACCGAGTGCCTGGCCAGGGTCCTGCCCCTGTTCTGCCCGCGGCCCGGCGGAGCTGAGCTCGCTGAGCAGCCTCCCTCTGCCCCGAGTGAGCCCTGGGGGCTGCTCTGGAAGGTGGATCTGAAGGTGGAGGATGTAAATCTTTTCACGCTCTCAGCTGTTGTGG GCGCCCTGGAGCTGCGGCTGGACACGCTGACTGTCCTGGGGAGCGCTGAGAGCTGCACGCTCAGCGTCCAGGGCATGGTGCTGGCCTTGGTGAAGAGCATCACGGAGAAGATGCAGCCGTGCTGCAAAGCTCCTGCCATCCCCAACCCCGTGGCCAACCTCTCCATGCTCTCCGTGACCTACCACAGCAGCATCCGCTCCCTGGAG GTGCAGTGTGGTGAGGGGCTGGCGGTGCTGTGGAGCCCTCCCGACCACATGCACTTGTACCATCACACCCTGGCCACCCTGCAGTGCCACGAAGCCTTGCGGAGCGCCCTCGGCCGCAGGACgcctccttccccatccccgGAGAGCCCGGTGCCCCGTGCCACCACCCCTACTGAGCCAGGAGGGTCCCCCCAACCCGACGGGGCTCCCCCCAAAAGACTGCTGTCCCTGTCGCtggagctgagctctgccaAGGTCACCGCCTTCGTCTCCGAGGCCAACTACATCAGCCTGGCCGCTGAACGGACCTCGGTGAGCTGGCACGGCGGCGCCCTGCACAGCTACTGCCCCGAGCTGGCCGCCGGCTTCGACGGCCACAGCATCTTCAGCTTCAAGGAGGTGGAGGTGAAGCTGCTGCCGGAGCTGGAGGAGGTCATCCTGCACCGCTGCGCCTTCCCCACCCTGCGCACCCTCCGCAACCGCGGCTGGGCTTTCTCCTTCGCCAGCGTCAGCATCGAGTTCCCCTACCAGTACGATTTCTCCCGCACGCTGGACGCCGCCGTGGGGGTGCAGAAGTGGCTGAAGGGTTTGCACCGACGCGGGCGCCCCGCCGGCACCTCCTTGCCTCCCGACCTCCTGCTCAAAGTGACGCACTTCTCCTGGGTTTTCCTGGACGACGTCTTCGAGGTGAAGCTGCGGGACAACTACGAGCTGATGAAGGATGAGAGCAAGGAGAGCGCCAAgcggctgcagctgctggacgCCAAGGTGGCCGCGCTGCGCAAGCAGcacggggagctgctgcccgccCGCAAGATCGAGGAGCTCTACGCCTcgctggagaagaaaaacatcgAGATCTACATCCAGCGCTCCCGGCGCCTCTACGCCAACACCCCCATGCGGAGGGCTCTCCTCACCTGGACCCTGGCCCACCTGGAGCTGGTGGCCATGGCCGACGAGTCCTTCCACGGCACGGAGCGCGTCGTGGAGCAGATGAGGGACATGGACAGCGTCAGCCCCTTCCCCCCCGAGGGGCTGGAGATGGTCACGCAGTGGTGCCGCATGATGAAGGGCAGCGTGGGCAGCTTTTTTG TGCGGATCCGCGATTACCCTCGCTACCTCTTCGAGATCCGGAATTGGCAGCTCTCGGGCCGGCTGATTGGGGCGGAGCAGTGCGGCCAGCCCTGCTCCCGGCGCCGCCAGGTGCTgaagctggggctgccctggggggACGCCACGGTGGAGAGGAACATGCCCCCCCTCAAGTTCTACCACGACTTCCACT CTGAGATCTCCCAGTACACCATCGTGTGGGGGCCCTGCTGGGACCCGGCCTGGACCCTGATCGGTCAGTGCGTGGATCTGCTCACCAAACCCTCGGAGGACCCCAGCGCCCCCTTGCCCTGGTGGGACAAGAGCCGCCTTCTGTTCCACGGGGACTGGCACATGGACATCGAGCAGGCCAACCTGCACCAGCTGGCCACCGAG GACCCCTACAACACCACGGAGAACATGCACTGGGAGTGGAGCCACCTCTCCTTCCACTGGAAACCCGGGCAGTTCGTCTTCAAGGGCAACCTGGACATCAACGTCCGGACAGCCTCCAA GTATGACGACTGCTGCTTCCTGCACCTCCCCGACCTGTGCATGACGCTGGACCTGCAGTGGCTGTGCCACGGGAACCCCCACGACCACCACGGCGTGGTGCTGCGCTCCCCCGAGTTCCTGCCCGAGGTGCCGGTGGGGCAGCAGTACGACTCCTACCGTGCCTTCCGCTCCGAGAACCTCAACCTCTCCATCCGCATGGACCTGACACGGCCCAGTGAGG AGCACTCCCAGCCCCGGATCCTGCTCTACAGCAGCACCCTCCGCTGGATGCAGAACTTCTGGGCCACGTGGACCAGCGTCACGCGCCCAATTTGCCGTGGGAAGCTCTTCAACAACCTGAAGCCCAGTAAGAAGAAGCTGGGGCAGCATTACAAGCAGCTGTCCTACACTGCGCTCTTCCCCCGGCTGCAG GTGCATTACTGGGCCTCCTTTGCCCAGCAGCgggggatccaggtggagtgcTGCCAGGGGCACATCTTCACCCGCGGCACGCAGCGGCTCATCCCACAAG CTGGCACGGTGATGCGACGCCTGATCTCGGAGTGGAGCATCACGCAGATGGTGAGCGACCTGAGCCAGGTCACCGTGCACCTCATGGCCTCCACCTGCGACGAGAACGCCGACCACCGGCTCGACACCCTGGTGAAGAAAACCCACCTGCTCAGCCTGTCCTCCCTCACCTACCAGCGGCACAGCAACCGCACGGCTGAGGAG gagctgcccctgcGGGATGGGGACGATGGTTTCCACACGCACCAGCTGCACCTGGTGGACCTGCGGGCGTCCTGGACCACCACAAACCGGGACATCGCCTTCGGCCTCTATGACGGCTACAAAAAAGCAGCGGTGCTCAAGCGCAACCTCTCCACCGAGGCGCTGAAGGGGCTGAAGATTGACACGCAGCTGCAGGCCAAGAAGCTGAAGCGGGGCCCGCTCTCTGCTCCCTCCATCCCTGCCAGGGTCACCGCTCCCATCACCAGCGGCCGTCCCGAGAGAGCCTCCTCGGGGG gaGCCTACATGCTGCAGAAGCTCATTGAGGAGACGGACAAGTTCGTGGTCTTCACAGAGGAGGAATCGGGGGCTAGCGAGCAGCTGTGCGGCATCGCCGCTTGCCAGACTGATGATATCTACAACCGCAACTGCCTCATCGAGCTGGTCAACTGCCAG atGGTGCTGCGAGGCGCAGAGACGGAGGGCTGTGTGATTGTGTCGGCTGCGAAggctcagctgctgcagtgccagcaccACCCGGCGTGGTACGGGGACACGCTGAAGCAGAAGACGTCGTGGACGTGCCTGCTGGACGGCATGCAGTACTTCGCCACCACGGAAAGCAGCCCCAGCGAGAGGGAGCACGGGCAGCTCTGGCTGGAG GTGAAAAATATCGAGGAACATCGGCAGCGGAGCCTGGACTCGGTGCAGGAGCTGATGGAGAGCGGGCAGGCCGTGGGGGGCATGGTCAGCACCACGACAG aCTGGAACCAGCCCTCGGAAGCCCAGCAGACCCAGCAGGTGCAGAGGATCATCTCGCGCTGCAGCTGCCGCATGTACTACATCAGCTACAGCCACGACATCGACCCCGAGCTGGCCACACAGATAAAGCCCCCCGAGACCCCCGCTAACCAGGAGAAGGAGGATCTGCTGAAGAAGCAGGAGG gagctgtggaCACGTTCACGCTCATCCACCACGACCTGGAGATCTCCACAAACCCTGCCCAGTACGCTATGATCCTCGACATAGTCAACAACCTGCTGCTGCACGTGGAGCCCAAACGCAAG GAGCACAGTGAGAAGAAGCAGCGGGTGCGTTTCCAGCTGGAAATCTCCAGCAACCCCGAGGAGCAGCGCAGCAGCATCCTCCACCTGCAGGAGGCCGTGAGGCAGCACGTTGCCCAAATCCGGCAGCTGGAGAAGCAGATGTACTCCAACGTGAAG TCCCTGCAGGATGACAGCAAAAACGAGACCCTGCTCGAGCTCAACCaccggctgcagcagcagctgagccagGAGAAGTCCGACCTGCAGCTGGAGAGCGAGGAGCTGAACATACTGATCAG GTGCTTCAAGGACTTCCAGCTGCAGCGTGCCAACAAGATGGAGCTGAGGAAGCAGCCGGAGGACGTGAGCGTGGCACGGAGGACGGAGTTTTACTTCGCCCAGGCGCGCTGGCGTTTGACGGAGGAGGACGGGCAGCTGGGCATAGccgagctggagctgcagcgtTTCCTCTACAGCAAG GTCAACAAGTCTGATGACACCGCCGAGcatctgctggagctgggctgggtgaCGATGAACAATCTGCTGCCCAACGCCGTGTACAAG GTGGTGCTGCGTCCCCAGAGCTCCTGCCAGTCCGGCCGGCAGCTGGCACTGAGGATCTTCAGCAAGGTCCGGCCGCCCGTGGGGGGCATCTCCATCAAGGAGCACTTCGAG GTGAACGTGGTCCCGCTCACCATCCAGCTCACCCACCAGTTCTTCCACAGGATGATGGGGTTTTTCTTCCCCGGCCGCAacgtggaggaggaggaggtgggggatGAGGAAGACAAGTCCAAGCTGGTGACAACGG GGATCCCCGTGGTGAAGCCGCGGCAGCTGATCGTGGCTGATGATGCTCTGGGGCCGGGGAAGGGAGTCACTCAGGGCCTGAATCGGACGTCAGGGGTCAGGAGATCGTTCCGAAAAGCACCCGAG caccccgTGGACGACATCGACAAGATGAAGGAGCGCGCGGCCATGAACAACTCCTTCATCTACATCAAGATCCCGCAGGTGCCGCTCTGCGTCAGCTACAAG GGCGAGAAGAACAGCGTCGATTGGGGCGACCTGAACCTGGTGCTGCCGTGCCTGGAGTACCACAACAACACCTGGACCTGGCTGGACTTCGCCATGGCGGTGAAGAGGGACAGCCGCAAAGCCTTGGTGGCACAG GTGATCAAAGAGAAGCTGCGCCTGAAGCCGGCAGCGGGCGCGGAGGCTCGGGGGAAGCTGGAGAATAAATCGGAGGGGCCcatccagcagcaggaggaggacgagAAGGCACGGCTGCTCATCGGGCTGAGCGTAGGCGAGAAGAACCCTAGCAAGAAATCCATCTTCGGCAGGCGCAAATGA